The DNA sequence TCGTTGAGATCCAGCATTTAGCTTGGCATGATAAGACAACAGTTGTTCGAGGTCAGATATAAATGTCTTTATATGGACCTTTAAAACCGTGCTTCTGCTAAATGAAgaatatataaagtatatattttcCCCTCAAGGAAACACTGGATTGAAACgcatccattaaaaaaagataactgTTTATTTCAAAGACTGCTATTCACAAAAAAGTTACAGGGATTATTCAGTTAGAACTTTGAGGCTTCCAAGTCTAGGCTTCTCTGATTATATAAAGACCAAAAGAAAGTAGGCAGTTCATAACGGAATGCTTCTAGCgtcattcattttattgcctaaagacccccctccccctaagCATTCCGCGCTTCCCCAGACCTGCTTGTAatcatttaccattttaatcaGAGCTCAGAACACATTCAGGATTCTACACTTTTACAGCTGTCAACATTAACAAGAACAACAGTAGTCAGTTGAGTCGGTTGAGTCAAATAAATCAACGTTCAGTAAATTAATGCAACAGGCCATGCCGTGACAATAACAGGTGGTGGGTGCACTTACTTTCCTGTAACTCTTGGGTTCGTTTTAAATAATATAGAAAATCTTTATGGGCCTGTTATTAGTTCCTCAAATTATTTGGCTATCCAATCAAAACTGATCCAAGGACCCCAATTCATAATATCTCTATGGAAGTTAGGGAAgcctgaatttgtttttgtacttttgtaccATAGGAACTCATGGCTAGCACCAGTATTTTACAAAAGGGGACTATTCGAGGATTCATATTTGAATGTGCCTGGCACTTTACTACTTTGAACCAACATGTGTCCAATATCAGTTTTAACTGATCTTTACAGCTTTAAATGACtatgtgtatgcatttatgaTAGATACATTTATTCTGTGATCAGGTTCTAATGGAGGGATTTGTTTGATGAAACTTTTGATGTTTCTAACTTTGTATAAGTTATGTTTGGAGGGCACACACTGAGGGACATTCCTTGCAACTGCTACGTTGATGTGGCAATGGAGTATTGGACTGAATTGAATTACTTTGTGGCCACCTTTCGTATAATGTAGTGCACAACATATAGGCGGAATGCTACTATTTAACAGCACAGTATGCAAGTGGAGATGTATTCTGTATTCAGAATATTTCACGTATAAAAGGTCTacacggtaaaatgtccagtgttaaatcaactcctaCGGAGTACCTTGAACACATTGTTCAGAGTACATCCCTATTGAacccatatgtactctgttggagttgaattaacattggacattttactgtgtacttaGTGTCAGTTTTGGTACAGCCTACAACATTTTCCAAACGTTCGGTTCGAACGTGTCTGACATGAGGAAGCTGGAAATCCGTGCACTGTCACAATTTACCTAGGTATGTCAGAGTACCTGTTGCGCCTGCTCCACTTGTTACCGCTAATGGGTATGTTAATTGCGTATGACTCGCGAAGGGATACGCTGGCCGTTGTTGCTGGATCACCAGctctatttaatttaatacaaaTATAAGGTTTGCTAGGCTACTTTTGTGAGCATGTTTCgaatatgtagcctacatttcacTATATCTCAGCTTGTTATAATAGGCTCCGAGGTTACTGCATGGTATTATATAGTGTGATCAGAAGTTCTTTCAATTTTTCGTGATCACTAGTAATTATTTACTCCGCTTTGACCTTAGTCTGAGAAGTAATCAGAGTTTATGCGATTTCGCCAAGGACCTCCGTATCATTTATCAGTTGGCGCGTtcatgtagcctatattatCTTTCTCTTTCGCTGACTGAGATCGGCGCGTGTTTACGTGTGTGAATGCGAGGGCGTGTGAGTGCGAGCGCGTTTGCGCGCGCATTGGCTGCGATGGTGAGTTAATGTTTAGTACAGTGAAGGAAATAACGGACTACTGCGCTGGCCACCTCAACACGCAACACCTTTAGCAAACAGGGAACAGCCCAACCACTCATGAATTAGCCTACGTTTACATTTTGCTGCGCTCCCGAGTACTTCACTATTTCAATTTGATTTCTCAAACCCCACCTATATAGCGCGAACATTTATCGCTCCTTTTCTTCCGATTCCTTACACTATGCCTATATAGCCTACTATATTTTTACATCCTAATGTGCTGGAACTACAGGCCTTTGGGTTATCAGTGCCCATGGATAATATGACGTGTTTACTACTTGTTGGTAACCGGAGACAAAATGTTATGATAAAACAAATATACCAATATCAAGCAACAGCTGTGCTGCAACAATAATAGGCAAGGCTATTCCTAATACAACTAATCTCTAAACCTTTTTGAATAATGTCGCTTAAATATAAAATCATGGAGCCTAGCTTGTAACGATTGGTTATCCTAATCTTTCTGAGATTTTTAAAGGTATAAGCGTATTCACTATTTGCAGTTGTGTATGGCACTATGCATCACTAGACCTACTTAAGCCTTATCATAAAACACATAATGTGTACGTTAtatgttttctttgaataaagtatttaaataaacagtagTATGTATTTGTTATTACAGAGAAACATCATTTAACTGACTCAattacaacattttttaaattccaaatgCTAAATATCCTACCAAGCTATAAAATGCGCTaaaaattcataaatgtttCCCTTATGACCTTATTCAGAATATGGAAGATAAATTTTGGTTTTTGATAAACTGAGATTGTGTATTTAGCCCACTTCATGCTTGGCACCTGTTATTTAGCCCATTTAATGCTTGGTCAGCTATATTAAGTGCTAGTTTAACCGAAAGTAAGTGAATTGTTCTGTTTCACCATGCGATGTGCACGTGAAAATAAATAGGCTGTCCGTATGTTATTGTAAATCGTATTATGATCTTTTGAAGCACGTCATTTAAAGTGATTTCcgtgaaaaaataacattgaagAAAAccatctttttattttccttctgatTACCGCTCACCAGTTTTCGCGATTTATATTTGGCATAGTCTCGCTGTGGGGGATAACCAGGCTATACAcaggttgggtgtgtgtgggcgaAGATGTGTAAACATGAAAGATAAGGTAAAGGGAAAATGACAAAGACCAGGTGTTGAGTAACCTGTTTTTTATATCAtgatttctggaaaaaaactttcatattttcacGTTCATATTTCCCCGCAGAATTAATTCGCGTCTTTGGGATATCCGTTGTATAAGCGTCGAGCCTCCAGTTGGCAGTTAAATATCCGCGTAAACCTCTGCCAAACCGTACCTTACTCGATGTAAAAAACAACGAGTCAGGATGGGGACTTCTGTAGGACCGTTAGTGTAACCTCATGGATGAAGCAAATGATGCCCTCTTGCTTCATGATTGTAACTATATACCGTTACCAATGGTGCGGCCTTCATTTGCACGATCATTTGCAATTTATCCGATTTGACTCCAGGCAGTTTCATCAAATAGTTTAAGCGTGTGTGTACTCATGAATTTCACAGCGTACACTTTCTTACGCTACAGGCCTAATATACGACGACAGATTAACGATCACTGCCACTATAGTTAAGCCTATTGATGATCGAATTATGTTATTCGCAGTTTAATTGGGTTTTACTTTGCGTGCTATATTCATAGTattataaagaaatattaaaacgaatcaatatttttgtgttgtaGGCTAGCATATGTACAGCGTTACatgattaataaaatattatggtTGTTGCAGTGTATACTCTTGCGTCTTGTGTGCGTGGTTTTGGAAAGCCTGTACATCTGGCTTGGCTTGTCAGACAGGTTGAACTGTAACACGAGTAAATGACGtcaatacacacacgcgcacgcattcGCGTGCTTCACGCAGTATAATACACACTGCCTGCTCCCTGGGAGAAGAAGCCCTTATTTGGATCCGTGATTTTGTGTGATGGCAGTGTAATTGTCAAGTGGCAACTGGAGATGGATGTTGTAATATTTGCATGTTAATTACTGTAAAGCAGGATTAAAATATTGATGCCAGTCTCAAAAATAATGCACCATACTGTGATGTGCTCAGCGTGTGCAATGTAGTGGATGACTGATGATTAGAATGTTACCTCCATGCTAAGGGTTGCtgacttgttttttgtttgtcagttgTTGAGattttgtgtttgcttgtttttacaCCTTTTCATTGCTGGCTCAAACCCTCTTTTTTCGACAACAATATGAAACATCTATTGACGTGCACATATATGACATGTATGAATTGTGCATCTTATAAATGTCGGACAAAGTATGTTCTGGATCTGATCACAAGTTCAAAACCTTGATTAGACATTGCAGAGGCTGTTTAATTGCTCTCAAGTCATCAGCCTATGTAAAACATGCAGTTAAAAGAACACTACacatttgtgtttctgctaACCAAATAAATCGACAGTGCGTAATTTCGCTGTTCTGTCTATTGCCTCCAGTCTCTATAGTGCGCCCTCACCTCACCGAGGAGTCTGAAGCCAGCCCCGCAGAGTCCGCCCACTTCCTCTCCCCGCGCCATGACCAGGGCAAACAGACGCGCGTCCCCGAGCGCGCTCcccacgcgcgcacacacacggcgGAGCTGCCCTCCAGCACCGCGCAGGGCCAGGAGCGCAGCAGCCCCACGCCGGGGCAACTGGACGAGGCAGCAGAGAGCACTTACGTCCGCTCCAAGATCAAGGTGAGGGTTCAGAGAAAAACGCGCCCCCGACAGAATCGGAGAGAGGGGACCGGGACGTGATCAGATGGGTTTTTGGAATCTGAGTGGAGGAGGGTTGAATGAGATTCAATGGAAAGGTGGTGTAGCAAATGGCCACGAGGCAGCTGGTCCCAGAAAGGTTCTTggtgtagggttagggtaccGTGTACTGATCTGTTTGCACAATGAAGGTCATAAAAGAATCATAGTCCTATAGTTATATTTTTGTCAGCTGGATTTGAGCACACTCACACCTGAGGTTTACTACCGATTgcttacatttcaaataatgaaaatgattttatttttgtattacaaTGTCTTGGTGGacaacacacaaatataaaacatgtgCCTAAGTGGTCATTTTAGCCTCTGTAAGTTCctgtgctgctgatgctgctttGAAACGAGAACCATGATTGTTTTGGGCACTAGACACATTGTCATGAGCACACCTGCCATAATCATTGGCAGTGCAATTCAAATCGATTGGAATATTAAGAATCTGCATGGAGACACCCACACTTGTTTGTATGAATTTTTGTGGTGTATGTCAACGtaagcttttcatttcattaactgaaaaatagttttttggaaTGTGCCACGACAGCAATACATTCAGTTTTACAGTTACATTCAGAAACGCTTGATCAATTACATGGGTGTGGAGGTTCTGCGTCTTCGCTTACAACTCCAACCAGTATATccgctctctcactccatcccaCTCTTCATGCTTTGCTGTCTCTCTCGCCTCCAGGTGACGTCAGGTGAGCTTCCAGGTGCCGTGTCGGCCTCCTCCAGCCCAGCGGCTCTGGAAGCGCCCGCGTTCTCGTGTCAGGTGTGTCAGAAGACCTTCCAGTTCCAGCGCATGTTGAACCGCCACCTCAAGTGTCACAACGAGACCAAGAGGCACCCGTGCAATTTCTGCGGCAAGGGCTTCAACGACACCTTCGACCTCAAGAGGCACGTGCGAACTCACACAGGtaagccccccaccccgccattTTGTGCTTCCCTTCCGCAGATGTGAGGGTGGAGAGGGGTCTCCTGGCACATCAAACCTGAATCAAATGGGTAGAAGGGCCTGCACGTCCAATTTCAAAACAGATACACATGTTAAACTAGAATATTGGGGTAGTAAGACAAAGAACTGATTGGTTTCAGTGAAGGATTATAtagtttttctgcttttctgatgttttatttatttctttttttggtgaatATTTGACTGATTCGTATCTGGGTAATAATGTGCATGATCAGACTTGAACACCGTGGTATGCTACTCTGGATCTTAAGATTCATGCACTCTCCATAAGGCATGTATACCCTACCTAAAGTCTTACCATAGACTGTCATCATGTTATCATTATGCACCATGATAAAGGAGAAAGGAattggttatttaaaaaaaaggtagaTGGCCAGGGATGGTAGATGGTCAATCCTTCCATCCTTATAGCATGCTCCTTTGCAAAAACTGCATAGATATAACGATGGACCGAAGGCAACAAATGGGTCAGCATGGCTGAGGGAGTGTGCTTATCATTCAGTTTCAATCTGCCCATTGTTCTGTGTTTCCCTCCTGTGAACACCCGTCGCGTAtcgctctctgattggctgcgttTACCCAATGCACTGACCCCCCTGCTGTGGTGCGCTTTCCCTCCCCCGCAGGCGTGCGGCCCTACAAGTGCAGCCTGTGCGAC is a window from the Anguilla anguilla isolate fAngAng1 chromosome 3, fAngAng1.pri, whole genome shotgun sequence genome containing:
- the ovol1a gene encoding putative transcription factor Ovo-like 1a, whose protein sequence is MPRAFLVKKASVSPGKRNWSEVRDHERGDIYIPVSIVRPHLTEESEASPAESAHFLSPRHDQGKQTRVPERAPHARTHTAELPSSTAQGQERSSPTPGQLDEAAESTYVRSKIKVTSGELPGAVSASSSPAALEAPAFSCQVCQKTFQFQRMLNRHLKCHNETKRHPCNFCGKGFNDTFDLKRHVRTHTGVRPYKCSLCDKAFTQRCSLESHMKKIHGVTQQYAYKERRSKLYVCEECGHTAPTQEALVLHLHTQHPHSVLLRGKARKLAGGAALAGADRESLSSGSPLSQHCPDSDDTAGSAGR